In one window of uncultured Fusobacterium sp. DNA:
- a CDS encoding PTS sugar transporter subunit IIB: MILLTRVDHRLLHGQVAFSWTNNIGADCILIANDNVVNDELRKTTMKLAKPQGVKLVIKNIVDSIEAIKSGVTDKYKLFIVVESVKDAYTMAKEIKEIKQINLGGTKAQEGTKNISKAVNIFPEDENMLNELKSSGVEIEIRQVPTDNKIIF; the protein is encoded by the coding sequence ATGATATTATTAACTAGAGTTGACCACAGATTATTACATGGACAGGTAGCTTTCTCTTGGACAAATAATATAGGAGCTGACTGTATATTAATAGCTAATGATAATGTTGTAAATGATGAACTAAGAAAAACTACTATGAAATTAGCTAAACCTCAAGGAGTAAAGTTGGTTATAAAAAATATAGTTGACTCAATAGAGGCAATTAAATCTGGAGTAACTGACAAATATAAGTTATTCATTGTTGTAGAATCTGTAAAAGATGCTTATACAATGGCAAAAGAGATTAAAGAGATTAAACAAATTAATCTAGGAGGAACTAAAGCTCAAGAGGGAACTAAAAATATCTCAAAAGCTGTAAATATTTTTCCAGAAGATGAGAATATGTTAAATGAATTAAAATCAAGTGGAGTAGAAATTGAAATTCGTCAAGTGCCAACAGATAATAAAATAATATTTTAA
- a CDS encoding PTS system mannose/fructose/sorbose family transporter subunit IID encodes MKTSNNKITDKDLNKAFWRSFSMEFSWNYERQMSLAYTYALIPVLKKLYGDNKEKFIKALKRHLEFFNMTPHIVTLMLGISIAMEKENAESDDFDENSINNIKTALMGPLSGIGDSFFWGTLRLIATGIGTSLSLQGNILGPIIFLLVFNIPHLFIRYIFTKMGYKLGTEFLSRLEKTGTMKKVTYGASILGLIVIGAMTSRMISINIPLTFGEGEGAVVVQNILNDIMPGILPLTSFGIVYYLLGKNVKPLTILLGMAVVGILGSFIGIF; translated from the coding sequence ATGAAGACTTCTAATAATAAAATAACTGATAAAGATTTAAATAAAGCTTTCTGGAGATCTTTTAGTATGGAGTTCTCTTGGAACTATGAAAGACAGATGAGTTTAGCATATACTTATGCTCTTATTCCTGTATTAAAAAAACTTTATGGAGATAATAAAGAAAAATTTATCAAAGCTTTAAAAAGACATTTAGAGTTTTTTAATATGACACCTCACATTGTAACTTTGATGTTAGGAATTTCTATAGCTATGGAAAAGGAAAATGCTGAGTCAGATGATTTTGATGAAAACTCAATTAACAATATCAAAACTGCTTTAATGGGACCACTTTCTGGAATTGGAGATTCATTTTTCTGGGGAACATTAAGACTTATTGCTACAGGAATTGGAACTTCTCTATCATTACAAGGAAATATTTTAGGACCGATTATCTTCTTATTAGTATTTAATATTCCTCATCTATTCATCCGTTATATCTTTACTAAGATGGGATATAAATTAGGAACTGAATTTTTAAGTAGATTAGAGAAAACAGGGACTATGAAAAAAGTTACTTATGGGGCTTCAATCTTAGGACTTATTGTTATAGGAGCTATGACATCAAGAATGATTAGTATAAATATTCCTTTAACATTTGGTGAGGGAGAGGGAGCTGTTGTAGTTCAAAATATATTAAATGATATTATGCCAGGAATATTACCACTAACAAGTTTTGGAATAGTTTACTATCTATTAGGGAAAAATGTAAAACCATTAACTATTTTATTAGGAATGGCAGTAGTGGGAATTTTAGGTTCTTTTATAGGAATTTTTTAG
- a CDS encoding SIS domain-containing protein, giving the protein MSKYSEMLKFNEQEYRRSAELIREARPIAEKAADEISKKGYKNIFFTAVGGSLAPMLAMGEIAKQLTEIPVFVEQAAELMVRGHKSLGKDSVIITLSKSGDTKETVAIAKWCKENGMDVVCCTKNPDSPLAQASKYVIPMRHENGVEYEYMLLYWFFLRLLKNSGDFVEYDEFAEQLMKLPENLLEAKYKFDPIAKEAAKNYYKEPYMIWIGDGETWGETYLFSMCLLEEMQWLRTKSVTSSEFFHGTLELVEDDVCVFLIKGAGKCRALDDRAERFLKEHTKKLTVIDTMNFTLDGIDEKYRWIIAPTIASTVLVDRLAFHFEDNTKHSLDIRRYYRQFDY; this is encoded by the coding sequence ATGTCTAAATATTCAGAAATGTTAAAATTCAATGAACAAGAGTACAGAAGAAGCGCAGAGTTAATTAGAGAGGCTCGTCCAATAGCTGAAAAAGCTGCTGATGAGATTTCTAAAAAAGGATACAAAAATATTTTCTTTACAGCAGTAGGAGGAAGTTTAGCCCCAATGTTAGCTATGGGAGAGATAGCAAAACAACTAACTGAAATACCTGTATTTGTAGAACAAGCAGCTGAATTAATGGTAAGAGGACACAAATCTTTAGGGAAGGACTCTGTAATTATTACTCTTTCAAAATCTGGGGATACAAAAGAAACAGTAGCGATTGCTAAATGGTGCAAAGAGAATGGAATGGATGTAGTATGTTGTACTAAAAATCCTGATTCTCCACTAGCTCAAGCTTCTAAATATGTAATTCCTATGAGACATGAAAATGGAGTTGAATATGAGTATATGCTACTTTATTGGTTCTTCTTAAGACTTCTAAAAAATAGTGGAGATTTTGTTGAATATGATGAGTTTGCTGAACAGTTAATGAAGTTACCAGAAAATTTATTAGAAGCTAAGTATAAATTTGATCCAATAGCTAAAGAAGCAGCTAAAAATTATTATAAAGAACCATATATGATATGGATAGGAGATGGAGAAACTTGGGGAGAAACTTACTTATTCTCAATGTGTTTATTAGAAGAGATGCAATGGCTAAGAACTAAATCTGTAACAAGTTCAGAGTTTTTCCATGGAACTTTAGAGTTAGTTGAAGATGATGTATGTGTTTTCCTAATAAAAGGAGCTGGAAAATGTAGAGCATTAGATGATAGAGCAGAGAGATTCCTAAAAGAACATACTAAAAAACTAACAGTGATAGATACTATGAATTTCACTCTTGATGGAATAGATGAAAAATATCGTTGGATAATAGCGCCTACTATTGCTTCTACTGTATTAGTAGATCGTTTAGCTTTCCACTTTGAGGATAATACAAAGCATAGTTTAGACATTAGACGTTATTATAGACAATTTGATTATTAA
- a CDS encoding RepB family plasmid replication initiator protein: protein MEKNFGKNNLNLKFEVSYYKKFSKNDHLFKQFLMKTALLLQKNTFTIHQADIEEILTLAHGENFLDFLNKFFMKKIYLKYDILSEENYSLLGIAPILCFSKLENTYTITLTDTFFNIILEKDTHLKKLNLKTLLSFSSSPIQQLYLLLKANKNLVLSLQELKEIFGIENSYERFYDLEKKIILPTILEIENTTSLKIIYKKIKKSDSKNSKIEKIKLSIIDTRISEVLLKKITKHSNNLPLMKKLFYKYANIYPLEYLTKNIEYTLSHYKEEFDSNLIKAIKYNYVENRFKNRIKEYIKIYKLVSNINKKYNSIEEFRDELFNEIRENKIIKLQLGLNLLKFSYSNSPSILNNKLYSAFYTEFNQNNYCFYEDDQWIICGEYNGNNISSKIVIFQKNL, encoded by the coding sequence ATGGAAAAAAATTTTGGAAAAAATAATCTAAATTTAAAATTTGAAGTAAGTTACTATAAAAAATTTTCTAAAAATGATCATCTATTTAAGCAATTTCTTATGAAAACTGCTCTTCTTTTACAAAAAAATACTTTTACTATACATCAGGCTGATATTGAAGAGATTTTAACTTTAGCTCATGGAGAGAATTTTTTAGATTTCTTAAATAAATTTTTTATGAAAAAAATTTATTTAAAGTATGATATTTTATCTGAGGAAAATTATTCATTATTGGGTATTGCTCCAATTCTTTGTTTTTCAAAATTAGAAAATACATATACTATAACTTTAACAGATACATTTTTTAATATTATTCTAGAAAAAGATACCCATTTAAAAAAGTTAAATTTAAAAACTTTACTTAGTTTTTCAAGTAGTCCAATTCAGCAGTTATATCTCCTACTTAAAGCAAATAAAAACTTAGTTCTCTCTTTACAAGAATTAAAAGAAATCTTTGGTATAGAAAATAGTTATGAGAGATTTTATGATTTAGAAAAGAAAATTATATTACCTACAATATTAGAAATAGAAAATACAACATCTTTAAAGATTATTTATAAAAAGATTAAAAAAAGTGATTCAAAAAATAGTAAAATAGAAAAAATAAAACTTTCAATAATAGATACAAGAATATCAGAAGTATTATTAAAAAAGATAACAAAGCACTCTAATAATCTACCTTTAATGAAAAAATTATTTTATAAATATGCCAATATTTATCCACTTGAATACCTTACAAAAAATATAGAATATACATTATCGCATTACAAAGAGGAATTTGATTCTAATTTAATAAAAGCTATTAAATATAACTATGTTGAAAATAGATTTAAAAACAGAATAAAAGAGTATATTAAAATTTATAAGTTAGTTTCTAATATTAATAAAAAATATAATTCTATTGAAGAATTTAGAGATGAATTATTTAATGAAATTAGAGAAAATAAGATAATAAAGTTACAATTAGGATTAAATTTATTAAAATTTAGCTATAGTAATTCTCCAAGTATTTTAAATAATAAGCTTTATTCAGCTTTTTATACAGAATTTAATCAAAATAATTATTGTTTTTATGAAGATGACCAATGGATAATTTGTGGAGAGTATAACGGAAATAATATTTCAAGCAAAATTGTTATTTTTCAAAAAAATTTATAA
- a CDS encoding PTS mannose transporter subunit IIA, which produces MRFIMATHGNFAKGIKESIELVLGKFENLEALSCYTETNFNLESEIDKILSKYSNEEIIVITDVAGGSVNNGFLQKVGKCKSLHVISGLNLPLMIEILNEQDSYTSAKELILSSLKEIISEIKYCNLEIETAIEDDEF; this is translated from the coding sequence ATGAGGTTTATAATGGCAACTCATGGAAACTTTGCTAAAGGAATAAAAGAATCTATTGAGTTAGTACTAGGAAAATTTGAAAACTTAGAAGCACTTAGTTGTTATACAGAAACTAATTTTAATCTTGAAAGTGAGATAGATAAAATTTTAAGTAAATATAGCAACGAAGAGATTATAGTTATAACAGATGTAGCAGGTGGAAGTGTAAATAATGGATTTTTACAAAAGGTAGGAAAGTGTAAAAGTCTACATGTTATTTCTGGATTAAATCTTCCATTAATGATAGAGATTTTAAATGAACAAGATAGTTATACTTCAGCAAAAGAATTAATATTGAGCTCTTTGAAAGAGATAATCAGCGAAATAAAATACTGTAACTTAGAAATAGAAACAGCTATTGAAGATGATGAGTTTTAA
- a CDS encoding SIS domain-containing protein yields the protein MKETMLTNIHQEKDVLSKILIEFEEKNRDLIFAISQEKIKNILILATGSSMNSALSIKYFLEKSLDTVVHIEEPFNYYNYEKVDGNIDLIVGISQSGKSASTIKAMEYVQKNTNSKTVVLTSNPTSPITQYTDYVLDLNMGIENVGFVTKGFSATLLNMILFSLYIGKEKGNISLDEFNKKLSTLNKMIELVPTVISKTEKYFERNQKYFKDCERFICIGYGACIGISKEFETKFTETVRYPSQGFELEAYMHGPYLEANKKHCLFYLDCEGFLSERLNSLKNYMQDYVGFSSIIGFGKDKEKDLNFDIEKVDEDLLILLMVIPIQLLSYRIAYLKGVNLEIRIFDDFDNVLKSKI from the coding sequence ATGAAAGAAACAATGTTGACTAATATACATCAAGAAAAAGATGTATTGAGTAAAATTTTAATAGAATTTGAAGAAAAAAATAGAGATTTAATCTTTGCTATATCTCAAGAAAAGATAAAAAATATTTTAATATTAGCTACAGGTTCATCAATGAACTCTGCTCTATCAATAAAATATTTTTTAGAAAAAAGTTTAGATACAGTAGTACATATAGAGGAGCCTTTTAACTATTATAACTATGAAAAAGTTGATGGGAATATTGATTTAATAGTTGGAATATCTCAAAGTGGAAAAAGTGCTTCTACTATAAAAGCTATGGAGTATGTACAAAAAAATACAAATTCAAAAACTGTTGTACTAACATCTAATCCTACAAGTCCAATCACTCAATATACAGATTATGTGTTAGATTTAAATATGGGAATAGAAAATGTAGGATTTGTAACAAAGGGATTTAGTGCTACACTTTTAAATATGATATTATTCTCTCTATATATTGGAAAAGAGAAAGGAAATATTTCTTTAGATGAGTTTAATAAAAAACTTTCAACTTTAAATAAGATGATAGAGCTAGTTCCTACAGTCATCTCTAAAACAGAAAAATATTTTGAAAGAAATCAAAAATATTTCAAAGATTGTGAAAGATTTATTTGTATTGGCTATGGAGCTTGTATTGGTATATCCAAAGAGTTTGAAACTAAATTTACTGAAACTGTAAGATACCCATCTCAAGGATTTGAACTAGAAGCTTATATGCATGGACCATATTTAGAAGCTAATAAAAAGCATTGTTTATTTTATTTAGATTGTGAAGGTTTTTTATCTGAAAGATTGAATAGTCTAAAAAATTACATGCAAGATTATGTAGGTTTCTCATCAATAATTGGTTTTGGTAAAGATAAAGAAAAAGATTTAAACTTTGATATAGAAAAAGTAGATGAAGATTTGTTAATTCTTTTAATGGTAATTCCAATTCAATTGTTAAGTTATAGAATTGCTTATCTTAAAGGAGTAAATTTAGAGATTAGAATTTTTGATGATTTTGATAATGTATTAAAAAGTAAAATTTAA
- a CDS encoding PTS sugar transporter subunit IIC gives MITAVLLGIIAFIAQCEYALGTSLICRPIVTGLLTGIVMGDIKAGVIMGATLELAFIGSFSVGGSLPPDVVTGGILAIAFSIASKSGVETVLLLALPIATFSLVMKNLYNGIIIPMLLHKADDYADKGDYKGIERMHLLAGFGLSAMLGIITFIGFYLGGDTVGNLLKMIPSFVQKGLEVATGIIPALGFAMLARLLLNKELVVYLLLGFFVAAYTGIPLTGIAIFGAILAVILVNLSSNGMNVREAVASTQGGDLEDEDF, from the coding sequence ATGATAACAGCAGTTTTGCTTGGAATTATTGCTTTTATAGCTCAGTGTGAATATGCTTTGGGAACAAGTCTAATATGTAGACCAATAGTAACAGGACTTTTAACAGGTATAGTTATGGGAGATATAAAAGCTGGAGTTATTATGGGAGCTACTTTGGAGTTAGCTTTTATTGGTTCATTTTCAGTTGGAGGTTCTCTACCACCAGATGTTGTAACTGGAGGGATATTAGCAATAGCTTTTTCAATTGCATCTAAATCTGGAGTAGAAACAGTTTTATTATTAGCTTTACCAATTGCTACTTTTAGTTTAGTAATGAAAAACCTATATAATGGAATTATTATTCCAATGCTACTTCATAAAGCTGATGATTATGCCGATAAAGGAGATTATAAAGGAATTGAAAGAATGCATCTTTTAGCTGGATTTGGATTATCTGCTATGTTAGGAATAATAACATTTATAGGTTTTTATCTTGGAGGAGATACAGTTGGAAATCTTTTAAAAATGATACCTTCTTTTGTACAAAAAGGTTTAGAGGTAGCAACAGGAATAATTCCAGCTCTTGGATTTGCTATGTTAGCCAGACTTCTTTTAAATAAAGAGTTAGTTGTTTATCTACTTTTAGGTTTCTTTGTAGCAGCATATACAGGAATACCATTAACAGGAATAGCTATATTTGGAGCTATCTTAGCTGTAATTTTAGTAAATCTTTCATCTAACGGGATGAATGTTCGTGAAGCTGTGGCTAGTACTCAAGGAGGTGACTTAGAAGATGAAGACTTCTAA
- a CDS encoding PH domain-containing protein, whose product MLLIKLKEEEMIIAEAQAAHIIPVLMIPKPHPGILYITNKRVSFVPTQGSLHSEFEYSLEEIESFSVGMLNTITLNTKNGKSYKLTGMFNKKLIEGFTKIGIQKI is encoded by the coding sequence ATGTTATTAATAAAACTAAAAGAAGAAGAAATGATTATAGCTGAAGCACAAGCAGCACATATTATACCAGTTTTAATGATACCAAAGCCACATCCAGGAATACTCTATATTACAAATAAAAGAGTTTCATTTGTTCCTACTCAAGGAAGTCTACATTCAGAATTTGAATACTCACTAGAAGAAATAGAATCTTTTTCAGTAGGTATGTTGAATACAATAACTCTTAATACCAAAAACGGAAAGAGTTATAAATTGACAGGAATGTTTAATAAAAAATTAATTGAAGGGTTCACAAAAATTGGAATACAAAAAATTTAA